The following coding sequences are from one Dehalococcoidia bacterium window:
- a CDS encoding response regulator transcription factor, whose amino-acid sequence MAGTSEPGFGDRARAGERRPALSIRVLICDDHALLRETLRLLLSAQPQVSVVGEAADGREAIDRCEALQPDVVLMDTAMPGLNGIAATAVLRQRLPRTQVLMLSGYGQEERVRAALAAGARGYVLKHASAAELLQAIQTVSAARPYLSQELVERGLSLGGAGGVDPAPLSAREREVLQLVAEGASNRQIADRLVISLKTVEAHKEHIVRKLGLRGTAELVHYAIRTGLITVETDAELGLSPTGP is encoded by the coding sequence ATGGCGGGAACGTCCGAACCCGGCTTCGGCGACCGTGCGCGGGCTGGCGAGCGGCGACCGGCGCTAAGCATCCGGGTGCTGATCTGTGACGACCATGCGCTGCTGCGCGAGACCCTGCGCCTGCTGCTCTCCGCCCAGCCGCAGGTGTCCGTCGTGGGCGAGGCCGCGGACGGCCGCGAGGCGATCGACCGCTGCGAGGCGCTCCAGCCCGACGTGGTGTTGATGGACACCGCGATGCCCGGCCTAAACGGCATCGCCGCCACGGCCGTGCTGCGTCAGCGGCTGCCGCGCACGCAGGTGCTGATGCTCTCGGGCTACGGCCAGGAGGAGCGGGTGCGGGCGGCGCTGGCGGCCGGAGCCCGCGGCTACGTGCTCAAGCACGCTTCGGCGGCGGAGCTGTTGCAGGCGATCCAGACGGTATCCGCCGCCCGCCCCTATCTTTCGCAGGAGTTGGTGGAGCGCGGGCTGTCGCTGGGCGGTGCTGGCGGGGTGGATCCGGCGCCGCTCAGCGCGCGCGAGCGCGAGGTTCTGCAACTGGTGGCGGAGGGGGCCAGCAACCGGCAGATCGCCGATCGGCTGGTGATCAGCCTGAAGACCGTCGAAGCGCACAAGGAGCACATCGTGCGCAAGTTGGGGTTGCGCGGCACGGCGGAGCTGGTGCACTACGCCATCCGCACCGGGCTGATCACCGTGGAGACCGACGCCGAGCTGGGCCTCAGTCCCACCGGCCCCTGA
- a CDS encoding FAD-dependent oxidoreductase, whose protein sequence is MSASAALQPLHWLRGVEPLPAEAGPLPQRADLVIVGGGYVGNSVAYWLAKRGLPAIVLERRGIATGATGRNAGFIAPGLGMAFAEAVQRYGREAAIERLQFTRRGRDLALGLIEELGIDCDLETQGGLTIASSPEEWASLRAGGEALQREGFPQRLLSREELREHVAAELPERFLGALYNPETALVNPAKLSSGVARAAQRLGARIFTGAEVFALTNLPDGRIAVETSRGEIAAGRVLLATNAWTPLIAGLLKGRIAPVRGQIFATEPAPRVFLRGMSTNWGYEYWSQRGDGAIVLGGARWAVADRDEGYYAEELRPEIQDALYAFLTGCFPVLAGVRVARRWSGIMGFSLDSYPFIGPLPGRERLLVAAGFTGHGGPYWAVAGQCLAELIATGHADPALRHYAVDRALPGS, encoded by the coding sequence ATGTCCGCCAGCGCTGCCCTGCAACCGCTGCACTGGCTGCGGGGCGTCGAGCCCCTGCCCGCTGAAGCAGGACCGCTGCCTCAGCGGGCCGACCTGGTGATCGTGGGCGGCGGCTACGTCGGCAACAGCGTCGCCTACTGGCTGGCGAAGCGGGGCCTGCCGGCGATCGTGCTCGAGCGGCGCGGCATCGCCACGGGCGCCACCGGCCGCAACGCGGGCTTCATCGCCCCCGGCCTGGGCATGGCCTTCGCCGAGGCGGTGCAGCGCTACGGCCGCGAGGCAGCGATCGAGCGGCTGCAGTTCACCCGGCGCGGCCGCGACCTCGCCCTTGGCCTGATCGAGGAACTGGGCATCGACTGCGATCTGGAGACGCAGGGCGGCCTGACGATCGCCTCCTCGCCCGAAGAGTGGGCATCGCTCCGTGCCGGCGGCGAGGCGCTGCAGCGCGAAGGCTTTCCGCAGCGGCTGCTCTCGCGCGAGGAGCTGCGCGAGCATGTCGCCGCCGAACTGCCGGAGCGCTTCCTCGGCGCGCTGTACAACCCCGAGACGGCGCTGGTGAACCCGGCGAAGCTGAGCAGCGGCGTGGCACGGGCGGCGCAGCGCCTCGGCGCCCGCATCTTCACCGGCGCCGAGGTCTTCGCGCTCACCAATCTGCCGGACGGGCGCATCGCCGTCGAAACGAGCCGCGGCGAGATCGCGGCCGGCCGCGTGCTGCTGGCGACGAACGCCTGGACGCCGCTGATCGCGGGCCTGCTGAAGGGGCGCATCGCGCCGGTGCGCGGCCAGATCTTCGCCACCGAACCGGCGCCGCGCGTCTTCCTGCGCGGCATGAGCACCAACTGGGGCTACGAGTACTGGAGCCAGCGCGGTGACGGGGCGATCGTGCTGGGCGGCGCCCGCTGGGCTGTGGCCGATCGCGACGAGGGCTACTACGCCGAGGAGCTGCGGCCGGAGATCCAGGACGCGCTCTACGCCTTTCTCACCGGCTGTTTTCCCGTGCTGGCAGGCGTGCGTGTGGCGCGGCGCTGGAGCGGGATCATGGGCTTCAGCCTGGACAGCTACCCCTTCATCGGGCCGCTGCCCGGCCGCGAGCGGCTGCTGGTGGCCGCGGGTTTCACCGGCCACGGCGGGCCGTACTGGGCGGTCGCCGGGCAATGCCTGGCCGAGCTGATCGCCACGGGCCATGCCGACCCGGCCCTGCGCCACTACGCCGTGGACCGCGCGCTCCCGGGCAGCTAA
- a CDS encoding MFS transporter, whose protein sequence is MLTTRALRGFADGVVSVLLASYLTDLGFSPLQVGAIVTGTLLGSAALTLGVGLFGNRLRRRSLLLGCAALMLATGLGFLGVTTFWPLLVIAIAGTLNPSAGDVSLFLPTEQAVLSETVQGRDRTAIFARYNLAGTLAGAFGALVSGVPVLLAHHEGWSLTAAQRSGFVLYSGVAIASALVYRGLSAGIETARGDGKTGALKESRGIVIRLAATFCLDTFGGGFVVQSLLVLWLFRRFDLPVATVGAVFFAAGLLAAFSQLLSANMAARIGLINTMVYTHLPSNVLLLLAALMPTAPLAVLVLLLRFSLSQMDVPARQSYVMAVVPPAERAAAASVTNVPRSLAAACAPLLAGAMLSRSSFGWPLIAGGLLKGTYDIVLLWQFRAIRPPDEGIEGSE, encoded by the coding sequence TTGCTGACCACGCGCGCCCTGCGCGGCTTCGCCGACGGCGTGGTCTCCGTGCTGCTGGCGAGCTATCTCACCGACCTCGGCTTTTCGCCGCTGCAGGTCGGCGCGATCGTCACCGGCACGCTGCTCGGCTCGGCGGCGCTGACCCTGGGCGTGGGGCTGTTCGGCAACCGGCTGCGACGGCGCAGTCTGCTGCTCGGCTGCGCGGCGCTGATGCTCGCCACCGGGCTGGGCTTTCTTGGCGTCACCACCTTCTGGCCGCTGCTGGTGATCGCGATCGCCGGCACGCTCAACCCCTCGGCGGGCGACGTCAGCCTCTTCCTGCCCACGGAACAGGCCGTGCTCTCGGAGACCGTGCAGGGCCGCGACCGCACGGCGATCTTCGCCCGCTACAACCTCGCGGGCACGCTCGCCGGCGCCTTCGGGGCGTTGGTCAGCGGCGTGCCGGTGCTGCTGGCGCACCACGAGGGCTGGAGCCTGACCGCGGCGCAGCGCTCCGGCTTCGTGCTCTACAGCGGCGTGGCGATCGCCTCGGCGCTGGTCTACCGCGGCCTTTCCGCCGGTATCGAGACGGCGCGTGGCGACGGCAAGACCGGCGCGCTGAAGGAGTCGCGCGGCATCGTTATCCGCCTGGCGGCGACCTTCTGCCTCGATACCTTCGGCGGCGGCTTCGTGGTGCAGTCGCTGCTGGTGCTGTGGCTGTTCCGCCGCTTCGATCTGCCGGTGGCGACGGTGGGCGCGGTGTTCTTCGCGGCGGGGCTGCTGGCGGCCTTCTCGCAACTGCTTTCGGCCAACATGGCGGCGCGCATCGGCCTGATCAACACGATGGTCTACACGCACCTGCCCTCCAACGTGCTGCTGCTGCTGGCGGCGCTGATGCCCACCGCGCCGCTGGCGGTGCTGGTGCTGCTGCTGCGCTTCTCGCTCTCGCAGATGGACGTGCCGGCGCGCCAGTCGTACGTGATGGCCGTGGTGCCGCCGGCGGAGCGCGCCGCCGCGGCGAGCGTGACCAACGTGCCGCGCAGCCTGGCCGCCGCCTGTGCGCCGCTCCTTGCCGGGGCCATGCTCAGCCGCTCGTCCTTTGGCTGGCCGCTCATCGCCGGCGGCCTGCTCAAGGGCACGTACGACATCGTGCTGCTCTGGCAGTTCCGTGCGATCAGGCCGCCCGACGAGGGAATCGAGGGTAGCGAATAG